From Halobaculum halobium:
CGAACGGGCGCCCCACTTACTGCGGCCCGCCACGATCGCGGCCTGTCGACGGAGATCGGTCGCGGCACCGACGCGAAGGGGAACGAGATCTCTGGGCAGAAGCGACGGCGACTCGCGCGGATGCGCCGTGAGCAGACTCGCGGTCGCTGGCGGTCGAAAGCGGAACGGAATCTCGCACACGGACTGGGCGAGGTGCGTCGGTTGGCGAGTGCGCTCGAACTCTCTGATTCGGTCCGCGACCAGGCGTGTCAGCTCTTCCGGAGCGCCCAGAACGAGGATCTGCTTCGTGGCAGATCCATCGAGGCCATCGCCGCGGCCAGCGTCTACGGGGCCTGCCGGTGCAACGGCCGCTCGCGGTTGGTGGACGACGTCAGCGAGATGGCCCGCGTCGCGGAGTCACGAGTCACGAACGCGTACAAAACGTTGAACGAGGAGCTGGGCCTCCCCGCTGAGCCCGTCTCCCCCAGCATGTTCGTGCCGCGCCTCGCCTCGGACCTCGAGTGTCCGGACGAAATCCGACAGCGGGCCCGAGCCCTCGCGGAGCAGGCCGAGGGGCGCGGCGTCACGACGGGCGTCCATCCGGCCGGGTTCGCAGCGGCCTGCCTCTACAAGGCCGGTCGCGAAGAGGGCCGATGGTTGACGCAATCCGAGGCCGCGGACGTAGCGAACGCCTCGAAGGCGACTGTTCGGGCACACCGGGATACGTTGGAGGAACGGGTCGCCTGACGCAGTCCACTGTCTCTCGGTCTGTACTGCACATCGGTCTATCCACGTTACGATTTAAACACGAAGACGAGCCATGTTCTCTGTAGACTGCTCTATGAACGGTCGTTACTCCGACTTTGAGGAACTGCGGCCGACTGGCGAGGCGTCCCCCATTCCGGACACGAGGCTGGACGACGGCTGTGAGGGTGCCCCCCGGCGGCAACGCGTCGCGACGAACGCTGGTGGCTACCCTGATGCGCCGACGGCCACCGACGGCGAGTGCCGGTCCTGTGGGGCCTCAGTCCCAGACGGCCAGACGAAATGCCGGTTCTGTCTCACCAACCATCTCGGAAGTGACGCCACTAGCACGGACGAGGCAGCGTCGACGACGTGCCTCGGCATCGTCCACCTGGTCGTCGAGTCGACCACGTTCTACGGCGCCGTGGCGAAGGGCGGCGCGGCGGCGAACCTCCTCTCCGCTAACGAGGCGGAGCCGGCCGTCGACGACTATACGCTCATCTACGATCTCGACGAGGCGCCGGCGCGCCAGCTGGCCGAGCAATGGCCCTCACTTCCCGACGCCGTACAGGTGTCGTCAGCGGAGGGAGAGCGGCTTCTCAGTGCCGCCCGTGACCGGGCTGGGTGGCACGGGCAGGAAGCGTCGGAGCGTCAGGAACAGGCCCCGACGCGGCTATACGACCAGCGTGGGGACGGCATCCTCGCCACGTCGCGTCTCGACGCGGTCCTCGACGACGCCGACGACGCGGTGTGGCTGGTTCCAGCGATGACGCTGACCGAATCCGCCGGCGAAGCTGGGGCTGATCGCCAGGTGTCGTCGGTACCGACGACGCAGGAACTCGACTGTCAAAGCTGTGGACAGGCGACCGACCATCGGTTCAAGACCCACGAGTCGGTCCCGGATGAAGCGTGGACGGGGCAACCGATCTGGGAGTGTCGGGTGTGTGGCTCGGCTCGCTACGGCCCCAGTCTCGAGTAGCCCCAGTGCTCGGC
This genomic window contains:
- a CDS encoding transcription initiation factor IIB, producing the protein MATRDIYESGFDEDVRTESSANQCPECDGRVTTNAVETVCEDCGLVVDEQRIDHGPEWRAYDDEERERTGAPLTAARHDRGLSTEIGRGTDAKGNEISGQKRRRLARMRREQTRGRWRSKAERNLAHGLGEVRRLASALELSDSVRDQACQLFRSAQNEDLLRGRSIEAIAAASVYGACRCNGRSRLVDDVSEMARVAESRVTNAYKTLNEELGLPAEPVSPSMFVPRLASDLECPDEIRQRARALAEQAEGRGVTTGVHPAGFAAACLYKAGREEGRWLTQSEAADVANASKATVRAHRDTLEERVA